One genomic segment of Moritella sp. F3 includes these proteins:
- the radA gene encoding DNA repair protein RadA, with the protein MAKTPKTKVSFLCSECGANFPRWQGQCNACKAWNTLAEFKEASLPSQQRMIASQGGYAGTLGNTVKKMSEVSHVELNKIDTQIGELDRVLGNGLTVGSIVLISGDPGAGKTTILTQLCANLSKQMVSMYCTAEESLEQFKSRAIERLKIDFIEDNLLLMSEYIVSNIMERALEAKVKFLIIDSIQALESEHCNGSAGSVSQVKGCAQELSRFSKQHGITLIIIGHVTKGSDLAGPKTLEHIVDTLLHIEVNDSIIRTIRASKNRFGDVDQVGIFQMHSKGMLSVDNPSKLFLSGADENVAGSAITCIRDGNRNLLLEVQCLVSECEAENQQRVSIGLSFNRLKMITAVLRKHGRIKLFHDVYVNLVGGLKLPETDTSADLAIAASLISSLNDKEMSRKHCFMGEISLSGEVRPINGGVPRVNEAIKHGFEVIYIPKANYHKSMEVNGAKIIQIEKIGDLLEALN; encoded by the coding sequence ATGGCTAAAACACCTAAAACTAAAGTAAGTTTCCTCTGTTCTGAATGTGGCGCTAATTTCCCGCGCTGGCAAGGACAATGCAATGCCTGCAAAGCCTGGAACACCCTAGCTGAATTTAAAGAAGCCAGTCTGCCAAGTCAGCAGCGCATGATTGCATCCCAAGGTGGTTACGCCGGAACACTCGGTAACACCGTTAAAAAGATGTCTGAAGTATCGCATGTTGAATTAAACAAGATTGATACTCAGATAGGTGAATTAGACCGCGTGCTCGGTAATGGCCTTACCGTAGGCTCAATCGTGCTTATCTCCGGTGATCCTGGTGCAGGTAAAACCACGATACTAACTCAATTGTGCGCAAACTTAAGTAAACAAATGGTTTCTATGTATTGCACAGCCGAAGAAAGCCTTGAGCAATTCAAAAGTCGCGCAATTGAACGCTTGAAAATCGATTTCATTGAAGATAACTTACTGCTCATGTCAGAGTACATCGTTTCAAATATCATGGAGCGTGCGCTTGAGGCAAAAGTTAAATTTCTTATTATTGACTCAATCCAAGCACTTGAAAGCGAACATTGTAACGGCAGTGCCGGCTCTGTTAGCCAAGTAAAAGGTTGTGCGCAGGAACTAAGCCGATTTTCCAAACAACACGGCATCACCTTAATTATTATCGGTCACGTGACGAAAGGAAGTGATCTCGCAGGTCCTAAAACCTTAGAGCACATTGTCGACACCCTGCTCCACATTGAAGTTAACGACAGTATTATTCGTACTATCCGTGCCAGTAAAAACCGTTTTGGTGACGTAGACCAAGTTGGTATCTTCCAGATGCACAGTAAAGGTATGTTGTCAGTTGATAACCCAAGTAAATTGTTCCTATCAGGCGCTGACGAGAACGTTGCCGGTTCTGCGATTACCTGTATCCGCGATGGTAATCGCAACTTACTACTCGAAGTGCAGTGCTTAGTGTCAGAATGTGAAGCTGAAAATCAACAGCGTGTGAGTATTGGTCTGAGCTTTAATCGTCTGAAAATGATCACCGCGGTATTACGCAAACACGGACGCATTAAGCTATTTCATGACGTCTACGTTAACTTAGTGGGCGGTTTAAAATTACCCGAAACTGATACCAGCGCTGATTTAGCCATCGCAGCATCACTTATTAGTTCGCTTAATGATAAGGAAATGTCCCGTAAACACTGTTTTATGGGAGAAATATCGCTAAGTGGTGAAGTAAGACCGATTAATGGTGGCGTACCACGTGTAAACGAAGCAATTAAACATGGCTTTGAAGTGATATATATTCCAAAGGCAAATTATCACAAGTCGATGGAAGTAAATGGCGCTAAAATAATACAA
- a CDS encoding threonine/serine exporter ThrE family protein: protein MPSQTHKLQINFIIKLGLALHRCGATSYRIENHLINLAKFWNIEASFLVTPTAFTFIFSSNPDEQHTHIVRVQPSGNDLGKLARIDEIVEKVVDSQVTLDQAMDLLIEAKQQPSFYGVKTEALGWCVTGGAFAMLLSSSSLDIISSFLFSFLVFILYKLSAHSQRLGSIVEFFAPFISAILACFVASLGITINVPFVILSSVIIFIPGLAITVALSEIVNKDLVSGTSKLVDATMLLFKLYFGALLGITLGNLIWTIDLQVLDMSYALPDWKNYIAVAALSTGLVVAFNVHKSDMLWGIAAGLIAYVISTFAAQYLGFTLGTFVGSFAVGLFSNIYAIIKNRPASIVLIQGIVLLVPGSRTYMDLNTYISGHEIINNINDSGFVFMIFIAILAGMILANAVLPAKKSL, encoded by the coding sequence ATGCCAAGCCAAACCCATAAACTGCAAATAAACTTTATTATTAAGCTAGGACTTGCGTTACATCGTTGCGGTGCAACAAGTTACCGAATTGAAAATCATCTAATAAATTTGGCTAAATTCTGGAATATTGAAGCTAGTTTCCTGGTGACTCCGACTGCTTTTACGTTCATTTTTTCAAGTAATCCTGATGAGCAACACACACATATTGTCCGAGTCCAACCTTCTGGTAATGATCTCGGTAAACTGGCGCGAATCGATGAAATTGTTGAAAAGGTAGTTGACTCACAAGTCACGCTAGACCAAGCAATGGATCTACTAATCGAAGCCAAACAACAGCCTAGTTTTTATGGTGTTAAAACTGAAGCACTAGGTTGGTGTGTTACTGGTGGTGCATTTGCAATGCTATTATCCTCATCAAGTTTAGATATAATTAGCTCGTTCCTGTTCTCATTCTTGGTGTTTATTTTATACAAATTATCGGCTCATTCTCAGCGATTAGGATCCATCGTTGAGTTTTTCGCCCCATTTATCTCAGCGATACTGGCATGCTTCGTGGCCAGTCTCGGCATCACTATCAACGTACCGTTTGTGATCTTATCATCTGTCATTATCTTCATTCCAGGTCTGGCCATCACGGTAGCCTTAAGTGAAATCGTCAATAAAGATCTCGTATCAGGTACATCAAAACTTGTTGATGCGACCATGCTGCTATTCAAATTGTATTTCGGTGCGTTACTTGGTATTACACTTGGTAATCTTATATGGACTATCGATCTGCAAGTATTAGATATGAGCTATGCGCTACCTGATTGGAAAAACTATATTGCGGTAGCAGCACTATCAACTGGTCTGGTCGTCGCCTTTAATGTGCATAAATCAGATATGCTTTGGGGAATCGCAGCTGGTTTGATCGCGTATGTAATCAGTACCTTTGCAGCACAATATTTAGGCTTTACATTAGGCACCTTCGTCGGCTCATTTGCCGTAGGCCTTTTCAGTAATATTTATGCCATTATTAAAAACAGACCTGCATCAATTGTGTTAATCCAAGGGATCGTCTTACTAGTCCCTGGTAGCCGTACCTACATGGACTTAAACACGTATATATCAGGTCATGAAATAATAAATAACATCAATGACAGTGGCTTTGTCTTTATGATCTTCATTGCAATCCTTGCGGGCATGATTTTAGCCAATGCTGTATTACCAGCAAAGAAAAGTTTGTAA
- a CDS encoding phasin family protein, with translation MSKVITAAKQVWSAKDQITRNIWLAGLGAYDKGYESASNTVTKSQSIFDELVERGRKLEDETTLTFSTQKDKLASASQNATDALQGKVQSAVTSLTHIDANAFDNIIDKIEQIELALADAKQQPTDIATEVEAVQEVIVEVAVTEKVTAVAAEVTSVVENVAEVVSEAVKQAAPVVEKAADVVTQVTPVVENVTNTVKAVAKPVVIEATEVAEKIAAVKPATKKVSNRRVKKTVAKKK, from the coding sequence ATGTCTAAAGTAATTACTGCAGCAAAACAAGTATGGTCTGCTAAAGATCAAATTACACGTAACATTTGGTTAGCTGGTCTAGGTGCCTATGATAAAGGTTATGAATCTGCATCGAACACTGTGACAAAAAGCCAATCAATCTTTGATGAACTTGTTGAACGAGGCCGCAAATTAGAAGACGAGACTACGCTGACATTCTCGACTCAGAAAGATAAATTAGCATCAGCAAGCCAGAATGCAACAGATGCATTACAGGGTAAAGTACAAAGTGCTGTAACAAGCTTAACGCATATTGATGCGAATGCATTTGATAATATCATTGATAAAATCGAGCAAATTGAACTTGCATTGGCTGACGCTAAACAACAGCCAACAGATATTGCTACGGAAGTAGAGGCTGTACAAGAAGTAATAGTTGAAGTTGCTGTGACAGAAAAAGTGACAGCCGTTGCAGCTGAAGTAACGTCTGTAGTAGAGAATGTTGCTGAAGTAGTATCTGAGGCAGTAAAGCAAGCTGCACCAGTTGTTGAAAAGGCTGCTGATGTTGTAACTCAAGTAACACCTGTTGTAGAAAACGTGACAAATACAGTTAAAGCTGTGGCTAAACCAGTTGTGATTGAAGCTACAGAAGTAGCTGAAAAAATCGCTGCTGTTAAGCCCGCGACTAAAAAAGTATCAAATCGCCGCGTAAAAAAAACAGTAGCAAAGAAAAAATAA
- a CDS encoding NAD-dependent deacylase, giving the protein MFDTYNNIVILTGSGISAESGIETFRASDGLWAKHHIDDIATLDGYRRDPELVYSFYNQRFNQLSLPSIQPNDAHAALAELQKNYTGSVTIVTQNIDNLHERGGSSSIIHMHGELAKARCEKTQKLYPYKLLSKTLKCPCCKEQGNLRPHVVWFNEMPLFMDDIYKALSEADLFIAIGTSGSVYPAADFVNEANKACAHTIEINLDATHISDNFKEHRVGKATEEVRELVEELMARDKQFF; this is encoded by the coding sequence ATGTTTGACACCTATAACAACATAGTCATCCTCACTGGTTCTGGTATTTCAGCTGAGTCGGGTATTGAGACATTCCGTGCAAGTGATGGTTTATGGGCTAAACATCATATTGATGATATAGCAACTCTAGATGGTTATCGTAGAGATCCTGAGTTAGTTTATAGTTTTTATAATCAACGATTTAACCAATTATCTTTACCAAGTATTCAGCCGAATGATGCGCATGCCGCACTCGCTGAATTACAAAAGAATTATACCGGTAGTGTCACGATCGTTACCCAGAATATCGATAATCTGCATGAACGTGGTGGTTCTAGCAGTATCATTCATATGCATGGTGAGCTAGCTAAAGCACGCTGCGAAAAAACTCAGAAATTGTACCCGTATAAGCTATTAAGTAAGACATTGAAATGCCCATGCTGTAAAGAGCAAGGCAACCTGCGTCCGCATGTAGTGTGGTTTAACGAAATGCCTCTCTTTATGGATGATATCTATAAAGCATTAAGTGAAGCTGATCTGTTCATTGCCATTGGTACATCAGGATCTGTCTATCCTGCAGCTGACTTCGTTAATGAAGCGAATAAAGCATGCGCTCACACGATAGAAATCAATCTCGATGCAACTCATATCTCAGATAATTTTAAAGAACACCGTGTCGGCAAAGCGACCGAAGAGGTAAGAGAATTGGTTGAAGAGTTAATGGCTCGCGATAAACAGTTTTTCTAA
- a CDS encoding extracellular solute-binding protein, with translation MFKTSVKCFAAALLFSSSAYATTINFYNWSEYIPPGLLSRFTEETGIKVVYSTYESNESMYAKLKTYDKNGYDLVVPSTYFISKMTKEGMLQEIDHKKLTNYANLDPALLNKEYDLGNRYSIPYIWGATGIGVNTSDIELASITSWTDLWDPKWEAQLLLTDDAREIFHMALKIQGHSANTQDPAELAQAYELLKKLMPNVLVFNSDTPANPYIAGEVEFGMIWNGSTYMAQQEDSDITMVYPKEGAVFWMDSLAIPKNAKNVDAVHKLIDFLLRPEVAAEVALEIGYPTPNRAAKKLLPKTFTDNKIVFPDAETIANGEFHSDVGEANIIYERYFEKLKAQNM, from the coding sequence ATGTTTAAAACATCAGTAAAATGTTTTGCAGCTGCCCTACTTTTTAGTAGCTCTGCTTACGCAACAACAATTAATTTTTATAACTGGTCTGAATATATCCCACCCGGTCTATTATCTCGATTTACTGAAGAAACGGGTATTAAGGTTGTTTATTCGACTTACGAATCCAATGAATCTATGTATGCTAAATTAAAAACATACGATAAAAATGGTTATGACTTGGTTGTACCTTCAACTTACTTCATTAGTAAAATGACAAAAGAAGGCATGCTTCAAGAAATTGATCATAAAAAATTAACCAACTACGCAAACTTAGACCCTGCTTTGTTAAACAAAGAATATGATTTAGGTAACCGTTACAGCATCCCATATATCTGGGGCGCGACAGGTATTGGTGTGAACACTTCCGATATTGAACTAGCCTCTATCACAAGCTGGACTGATTTATGGGATCCAAAGTGGGAAGCTCAGTTATTATTAACGGATGACGCTCGTGAGATCTTCCACATGGCACTCAAGATCCAAGGACATTCAGCAAATACTCAAGATCCAGCTGAATTAGCCCAGGCGTATGAGTTACTAAAGAAGTTGATGCCTAATGTATTGGTATTTAACTCTGACACGCCGGCTAACCCATATATTGCAGGTGAAGTAGAGTTTGGTATGATCTGGAACGGCAGTACCTACATGGCACAGCAAGAAGACAGCGACATTACGATGGTCTACCCTAAAGAAGGTGCCGTGTTCTGGATGGACAGCTTAGCAATTCCTAAAAACGCTAAAAATGTAGATGCAGTGCATAAGCTCATCGACTTCTTACTACGTCCAGAAGTGGCCGCTGAAGTCGCATTAGAGATTGGTTACCCAACACCTAACCGAGCTGCTAAAAAACTGTTACCGAAGACGTTTACTGACAACAAAATAGTATTCCCTGATGCTGAAACAATTGCTAACGGTGAATTCCATTCAGATGTCGGTGAAGCGAACATCATCTATGAACGTTACTTCGAAAAACTCAAAGCACAAAACATGTAA
- the potC gene encoding spermidine/putrescine ABC transporter permease PotC: MLKRHISKVLLLFVYVYLYTPIFILIGNSFNASKYGLKWNGFTSKWYELLWVNDTLLEAAFNSITIAVLASSIAVVIGTLGAVALFKHKFKGKRFISGLLFVVMMSPDIVMAISLLSLFIILGLDLGFVTLLIAHITFCIPFVVITVYSRLSNFDNSILEAGKDLGASEGTIFRHIILPIAKPAIIASWLLSFTLSLDDVIVSSFVTGPSFEVLPLKIYSMVKVGVSPEVNALATMMIVISISFVIAAALINKNDKTV, from the coding sequence ATGCTTAAACGTCATATATCTAAAGTGTTGTTGTTATTCGTGTATGTTTATTTATATACGCCTATTTTTATATTAATCGGTAATTCATTTAACGCATCTAAATATGGCCTAAAGTGGAACGGGTTCACCTCCAAATGGTATGAATTATTGTGGGTAAACGACACGTTACTTGAAGCTGCATTCAATTCGATCACGATCGCGGTCCTTGCATCATCAATTGCAGTAGTCATTGGGACCCTGGGGGCTGTCGCTTTGTTTAAACACAAATTTAAAGGTAAAAGGTTTATATCTGGGCTACTCTTTGTTGTGATGATGTCACCGGATATTGTGATGGCAATTTCATTATTATCCCTATTTATCATACTCGGTTTAGACCTTGGTTTTGTGACGCTGCTTATCGCGCACATAACCTTTTGTATCCCGTTTGTCGTGATCACTGTTTATAGCCGACTAAGCAATTTCGATAATTCAATATTAGAGGCTGGTAAGGATTTAGGCGCAAGTGAAGGCACTATCTTTAGACATATTATTTTACCTATAGCAAAACCGGCTATTATTGCCAGTTGGTTATTATCATTCACCTTGTCACTTGATGATGTAATTGTGAGCTCGTTTGTTACAGGCCCAAGTTTTGAAGTATTACCATTGAAGATTTATTCCATGGTGAAAGTTGGCGTATCGCCAGAGGTTAATGCATTAGCAACAATGATGATCGTCATATCGATATCATTCGTCATTGCAGCTGCCCTGATTAATAAAAATGATAAGACTGTTTAA
- the potB gene encoding spermidine/putrescine ABC transporter permease PotB has protein sequence MINSSLFKRFSIGLLLVWLSVFVLVPNLMIIVTSFLTRDDADLISLTFTLDNYVRLFDPLYFKVLSHSVYMASIATLICLIIGYPFAYTITQLPKKLRPILLFLVIVPFWTNSLIRTYGIKILLAKKGLLNALLLNLHIIDKPLKLMYTEFAVIFALVYILLPFMILPLYSSIEKIDKSLIEAAKDLGASKLMTFLKVELPLTLPGIIAGMLLVFLPAMGMFYIADLVGGAKNLLIGNTIKTQFLNIRDWPFGSAASITLTLFMAALLFFYYKVGQSIKNRGNDA, from the coding sequence ATGATTAATTCGTCGCTGTTTAAGCGCTTCTCAATTGGCCTATTGTTAGTCTGGTTAAGTGTATTTGTTCTTGTGCCTAATTTAATGATTATCGTGACCAGTTTTTTAACTCGTGATGATGCAGATTTAATTAGCCTCACTTTTACATTAGACAACTATGTACGATTATTTGATCCGCTATATTTTAAGGTATTAAGTCACTCTGTCTATATGGCGAGTATTGCGACCTTAATTTGTTTAATCATCGGCTATCCATTTGCCTATACGATCACACAGTTGCCTAAAAAATTAAGACCTATATTGTTATTTCTGGTTATCGTTCCATTTTGGACGAATTCATTAATCAGAACATATGGTATAAAAATATTACTGGCTAAAAAAGGCCTGCTCAACGCCCTACTGCTTAACTTACATATTATCGATAAACCATTAAAGCTTATGTACACAGAGTTCGCCGTTATTTTTGCTTTAGTATATATACTACTGCCATTTATGATTTTACCTTTATATTCAAGCATTGAAAAAATTGATAAAAGCTTAATTGAGGCAGCGAAAGATCTTGGTGCATCCAAGTTGATGACCTTTTTAAAAGTTGAATTACCCTTGACCTTGCCTGGCATTATCGCAGGTATGTTATTAGTGTTTTTACCAGCTATGGGGATGTTTTACATTGCCGATCTTGTGGGTGGCGCGAAGAACTTACTGATAGGAAATACCATTAAAACACAATTTTTAAATATTCGTGATTGGCCATTTGGCTCTGCCGCAAGTATTACTTTGACCTTATTTATGGCTGCGTTACTGTTCTTCTATTATAAAGTAGGACAATCGATTAAAAACAGAGGCAACGATGCTTAA
- the potA gene encoding spermidine/putrescine ABC transporter ATP-binding protein PotA, whose translation MLNKNTNSIIRLANAKKSFDNKLIINDLTLDIYDGEFVTILGPSGCGKTTVLRVLAGLETLDSGDVYLEDKCITDLDAEKRNTNTVFQGYALFPHMTVFENIAFGLRMKKVPALEINKRVDEILAIVKLTEFSDRKPSQLSGGQQQRVAIARAVVNQPKVLLLDESLSALDYKLRKEMQNELKMLQRKLNITFIFVTHDQEEALTMSDRIIVMNNGNVEQIGTPREIYETPINLFVAKFIGEINIFPAVIESQIESDKYLANVHGCQYTISTDQALVANQSINILLRPEDLRIKEIDDRATSAQITGHIVERNYKGMTLDSVIRLDSGERVQISEFFDEDDPDFDHSLGQKVAVSWVESWEVILTND comes from the coding sequence ATGCTTAATAAAAATACTAACTCAATCATTAGACTTGCTAACGCAAAAAAGTCATTTGATAACAAACTTATTATTAATGATTTAACATTAGATATTTATGATGGTGAGTTTGTCACCATTTTAGGTCCTTCAGGTTGTGGTAAAACCACGGTTTTGCGTGTACTTGCTGGATTAGAAACACTTGATAGTGGTGACGTATATCTCGAAGATAAATGTATCACCGATCTTGATGCGGAAAAGCGTAATACCAACACTGTATTTCAAGGGTATGCACTCTTTCCACATATGACAGTGTTTGAGAATATTGCTTTCGGCTTGCGTATGAAAAAGGTACCAGCACTCGAAATCAACAAACGCGTAGATGAAATACTCGCTATTGTGAAGTTAACTGAGTTTAGCGATCGAAAACCATCGCAACTATCAGGTGGTCAGCAGCAACGTGTTGCAATCGCACGTGCAGTCGTTAACCAACCAAAAGTCCTATTATTGGATGAATCACTCAGCGCGCTAGACTATAAGTTACGTAAAGAGATGCAGAACGAACTTAAAATGCTGCAACGTAAACTTAATATTACCTTCATATTCGTCACACACGATCAAGAAGAGGCATTGACTATGTCAGATCGTATCATTGTCATGAATAACGGTAATGTAGAACAGATAGGTACACCACGCGAGATTTATGAGACACCCATAAACTTATTTGTGGCTAAATTTATTGGTGAGATCAATATTTTTCCTGCAGTCATTGAATCACAAATCGAATCTGATAAATATTTAGCGAATGTACACGGCTGTCAGTATACCATTTCAACTGACCAAGCATTAGTAGCTAACCAATCGATTAATATATTACTACGCCCAGAAGATCTCAGAATCAAAGAGATTGACGATCGTGCAACGTCAGCACAAATTACCGGCCATATTGTTGAGCGTAATTATAAGGGCATGACGCTGGATTCAGTTATTCGCTTAGATTCAGGTGAAAGAGTGCAAATCAGTGAATTTTTTGATGAAGATGATCCTGATTTTGACCATAGTTTAGGTCAGAAAGTTGCTGTGTCCTGGGTTGAAAGCTGGGAGGTTATCTTAACAAATGATTAA
- a CDS encoding DUF2987 domain-containing protein, whose amino-acid sequence MFNNHFIKVALLSSLLVPSLSAQELVVGYDGFYNRIKSSKKEQYDNTKMGVFLNNSQTGKHCQIENAFINFEGAITDVEIGKDFELLLPFNKQLRDDKAKLHVNVTDTASCDLALQIMAAEINSTEYSSLALVKQIEEFDLFLGNMAGYFGRMNLPTTIGVQFIFDEPVEAYTTSGNLFKSGEQISLSQDEIIRDKIAGIKFSKQPLRIIPLTEI is encoded by the coding sequence ATGTTCAATAACCATTTCATTAAAGTGGCGCTTCTTTCAAGTCTACTTGTCCCTTCTTTAAGCGCCCAAGAATTAGTCGTTGGTTATGATGGCTTTTATAACAGAATAAAAAGCAGTAAAAAAGAACAGTACGACAATACGAAAATGGGCGTTTTTCTTAATAATAGTCAGACAGGTAAGCATTGCCAGATTGAAAATGCATTTATTAATTTTGAAGGTGCAATTACTGATGTTGAAATAGGTAAAGACTTTGAACTACTTTTACCTTTCAATAAACAATTACGTGATGATAAAGCTAAACTGCATGTGAATGTTACCGACACAGCATCTTGTGACCTAGCATTGCAGATTATGGCGGCTGAAATCAACAGTACAGAATATTCATCATTAGCCCTTGTTAAACAAATTGAAGAGTTTGATTTGTTCTTAGGGAATATGGCCGGTTATTTCGGCAGAATGAATTTACCTACGACTATCGGTGTTCAGTTTATTTTTGATGAACCTGTTGAGGCTTATACTACGAGCGGCAATCTATTTAAAAGCGGAGAGCAAATTTCATTGTCGCAAGATGAAATCATTCGCGATAAAATTGCTGGTATAAAATTTAGCAAGCAACCCCTGCGAATCATACCGTTAACTGAAATCTAA
- the ttcA gene encoding tRNA 2-thiocytidine(32) synthetase TtcA: MNPENFTALEKKQFAKLQKKLRHETGKAIIDYNMIEDGDRVMVCLSGGADSFTMLDILLQLQAAAPITFDIIAVNLDQKQPGFPEDILPNYLENLGIEYKIVQKDTYSIVKEKIPEGKTTCSLCSRLRRGILYNAAVDLGATKLALGHHADDIVETLFLNMFHGAKMKTMPPKLISDDKRNIVIRPLAYCREKDIKAYSAFKAFPIIPCNLCGSQENLQRQAVKAMLSQWDETNPGRVNNCFNAIRNIVPSHLADTNAFDFVNMDLERADELTEFDTAFDNEIEMVPTEQSKSGVESFDPNEMVTIVEL; the protein is encoded by the coding sequence ATGAATCCTGAAAATTTTACCGCTTTAGAAAAAAAGCAATTTGCTAAACTGCAAAAAAAGCTGCGCCATGAAACAGGTAAAGCAATCATTGATTATAATATGATTGAAGATGGTGACAGAGTCATGGTTTGTTTGTCCGGTGGCGCAGACAGTTTTACAATGCTCGATATTCTGCTGCAGTTACAAGCAGCAGCCCCGATCACTTTTGATATTATTGCAGTTAACTTAGATCAAAAACAGCCAGGTTTCCCTGAAGACATCCTGCCTAACTATCTTGAAAATCTTGGTATTGAATACAAGATTGTTCAAAAAGATACCTATAGCATCGTTAAAGAAAAGATCCCTGAAGGCAAAACAACGTGTAGCTTATGTTCACGCTTACGCCGTGGTATTTTGTATAACGCCGCCGTAGATCTTGGCGCAACAAAACTTGCACTTGGCCATCATGCTGACGATATCGTTGAAACATTATTCTTGAATATGTTCCATGGCGCGAAAATGAAAACAATGCCGCCTAAACTTATCTCTGATGATAAGCGTAACATTGTTATTCGCCCGTTAGCGTACTGTCGTGAAAAAGATATTAAAGCTTACTCTGCATTCAAAGCATTCCCGATTATCCCTTGTAACCTTTGTGGTTCACAAGAGAATCTACAACGCCAAGCTGTGAAAGCAATGCTTTCACAATGGGATGAAACAAATCCAGGTCGCGTAAACAATTGTTTCAACGCAATTCGTAATATCGTGCCAAGCCACCTTGCAGATACCAACGCATTTGATTTTGTGAACATGGATCTTGAACGCGCAGATGAACTTACTGAGTTTGACACTGCGTTCGATAATGAAATTGAAATGGTACCGACTGAGCAATCTAAGTCCGGTGTTGAAAGTTTCGACCCGAATGAAATGGTTACTATAGTTGAATTATAA
- the uspE gene encoding universal stress protein UspE, with amino-acid sequence MNKYKNILVVADPVNTPQVALSRALYLASQQDNVSISLLLVIYDLSYELTSLFSSDERQSMQDAIVVEEQKSFTKQLEQDYPDAKINLKLVWHKRPFESILEEAKLNNHDLIVKSTHDHNKLSAVMFTPTDWHLLRKSQCPVLLVKDHDWPVNGNIVAAIQVLESTNLSAQDDDSINERITQEALQLKQLLNANIHLANAYPSTPEHISIEIPNFDAVAYNQEIEDHHKSAMYNHAEKFNIAKENVHIQSGAPEDVIADIVQDVDAELVILGAPTRNGFSAFLIGNTAEMVIDSINCDLLALK; translated from the coding sequence ATGAATAAATATAAAAATATTCTAGTGGTTGCAGATCCAGTTAACACACCACAAGTCGCACTCTCACGTGCTTTGTATCTTGCATCTCAACAAGATAACGTTTCTATTTCACTTCTCCTTGTTATTTATGACCTATCCTATGAACTCACCTCGCTATTTTCGAGTGATGAACGCCAGTCGATGCAAGATGCGATCGTAGTCGAAGAACAAAAGTCATTCACAAAACAGTTAGAACAAGATTATCCCGATGCTAAAATAAATTTAAAGCTGGTTTGGCACAAGCGTCCATTCGAGTCAATTTTAGAAGAAGCTAAACTTAACAATCACGATTTAATCGTTAAAAGCACCCATGACCATAACAAGCTCAGTGCTGTTATGTTTACACCAACCGACTGGCACCTATTACGTAAAAGCCAATGCCCAGTATTATTAGTTAAAGATCATGACTGGCCAGTCAATGGCAATATAGTCGCTGCAATTCAAGTTTTGGAAAGCACTAATTTAAGTGCACAGGACGATGATTCAATTAATGAGCGTATCACGCAAGAAGCGTTACAACTAAAACAATTGTTAAATGCCAATATACATTTAGCAAATGCCTATCCGAGCACCCCTGAACATATCTCCATTGAAATTCCTAACTTCGATGCAGTCGCTTACAATCAGGAAATTGAAGATCACCATAAAAGTGCGATGTATAACCACGCTGAAAAGTTCAATATTGCCAAAGAAAATGTCCATATACAGTCAGGTGCGCCTGAAGATGTGATCGCGGATATTGTTCAAGACGTCGATGCTGAGCTCGTTATTCTCGGAGCCCCCACCCGTAATGGGTTCTCTGCATTTTTAATTGGCAACACCGCTGAAATGGTCATTGACTCAATTAACTGTGACCTTTTAGCATTAAAATGA